Proteins found in one Salvia splendens isolate huo1 chromosome 10, SspV2, whole genome shotgun sequence genomic segment:
- the LOC121752695 gene encoding uncharacterized protein LOC121752695: MAKQLLKYGITSRNGFHKFRSSQDKERNGCAHLDKVFKVENVCKRVVMHLRNLVLAGRLGPEQWKGCDPRVDFMVEQVKPGRARRVEKIQWKPPDWLWVKLNTDGSCEGLTGRAGGGGIVRNHLGETVPAFCSPVLASSGFEAELDTLLEGVLMAKRCGNNLWIETDPEMMCRILEKG, translated from the exons ATGGCGAAGCAACTGCTGAAGTATGGAATCACTTCTCGAAATGGTTTCCACAAGTTCCGGAGTTCGCAGGACAAGG AGAGAAATGGGTGTGCTCATCTTGACAAGGTCTTCAAGGTAGAGAATGTTTGCAAGAGAGTTGTGATGCACCTGAGAAATCTGGTCCTGGCAGGGCGCCTCGGGCCAGAGCAATGGAAAGGTTGCGACCCGAGGGTGGATTTTATGGTGGAGCAAGTCAAACCTGGCAGGGCGAGAAGGGTGGAGAAAATTCAATGGAAACCACCCGACTGGCTTTGGGtgaagctcaacacggatggctcgtGTGAGGGGTTAACAGGCAGGGCTGGAGGGGGAGGCATTGTTAGAAACCACCTGGGGGAGACTGTGCCAGCCTTCTGCTCTCCGGTGCTTGCCTCTTCGGGATTCGAAGCTGAGCTTGATACCTTATTAGAAGGTGTTCTAATGGCCAAGCGTTGTGGCAATAACCTGTGGATTGAAACCGATCCTGAAATGATGTGTCGGATTTTAGAAAAGGGTTAG
- the LOC121753003 gene encoding uncharacterized protein LOC121753003 — MAMVNKTRNMLEGLVKEGSFKWLTKKQSAFDEDIEDMERSPSAGKNWLPELSLTANVVVRRCSKILGLSLCQLRENFDAEVSDFLKHQSSFARNFLEYCCFLALAWSIHVNGYLDDKKFRRLTFDMMVAWEFPEASSEPYLHADDDVTVGVEAFSRISPAVPVVADVVVSDKIFEVLAGSSSNRLRFSVYDKYLIRLERAIRRLQSQSESSLLSSIRAVRGEKILEVDGTVTTQPVLEHVGTSAWPGRLTLTDHALYFEALFVVSYDKAKSYDLADDLQQVVKPELTGPWGTRLFDKAVLYKSSALLEPVVVEFPELKGHTRRDYWLAIIREVLYAHRFVLKFRISGLEREEVLLKAIFGIMRVQALKEMSFTQPLCFDALLMFNVCDQLPLGDLILEELVNTLASGKMDKKNAGAPRNGVYSSSALSIASNLGFSIGKSWGLVNGSGPVVGEITVGEMTPLEKAVKEARCSYENVVLAQATVDGVKVDGIDTNLAVMKEVLSPMTEIWNWLVFLFSWEEPSKSLAFCLVFTCIICKGWLSYALAALFIFFAVFMLLTRYFGQGMPIDELKVTAPPPMNTMEQLLAVQNSISQAEELIQDGNILLLKCRALLLSIFPQATERVAIAFLVLALLLALLPVRYIFLLVFLETFTRYSPLRRPSTERWMRRLRDWWFSIPAAPVILERVNQDKKKR, encoded by the exons ATGGCTATGGTGAACAAAACCCGAAACATGTTGGAGGGTCTAGTGAAAGAAGGGTCATTCAAGTGGCTGACTAAAAAGCAAAGTGCCTTCGATGAAGACATTGAGGATATGGAGCGGTCTCCGTCTGCTGGGAAAAACTGGCTCCCGGAGCTGTCCCTTACGGCAAATGTTGTCGtccgcagatgctccaa AATCCTTGGCCTTTCTTTGTGCCAACTTCGAGAAAACTTTGATGCAGAGGTTTCAGATTTTTTAAAGCACCAATCAAGCTTTGCAAGGAACTTTTTGGAATACTGTTGCTTCTTGGCTCTTGCTTGGTCGATACATGTAAATGGTTATTTGGACGACAAGAAGTTTCGACGTCTCACATTTGATATGATGGTTGCTTGGGAGTTTCCTGAGGCTTCCAGTGAACCATATCTGCAT GCAGATGATGATGTCACGGTTGGAGTTGAGGCTTTTTCTAGGATTTCTCCGGCAGTTCCTGTTGTTGCTGATGTGGTTGTAAGTGACAAAATTTTTGAGGTGCTTGCTGGTTCGTCAAGTAATCGACTTCGTTTCTCAGTTTATGACAAGTACCTCATTCGGTTGGAAAG GGCAATAAGAAGGTTGCAGTCCCAATCTGAGTCATCTCTCCTTTCTTCCATACGTGCTGTAAGAGGGGAAAAAATCCTAGAAGTTGATGGAACTGTTACAACTCAGCCGGTTCTTGAGCATGTGGGTACTTCAGCTTGGCCTG GCAGGTTGACTTTGACTGACCATGCTCTATACTTTGAAGCTCTTTTTGTTGTTTCTTATGATAAAGCAAAGTCATACGACCTTGCTGATGATTTGCAGCAAGTTGTTAAACCTGAGCTTACTGGGCCGTGGGGGACCAGGCTTTTTGACAAGGCGGTCTTATACAAATCAAGTGCGCT ATTAGAACCTGTTGTGGTGGAGTTTCCCGAGCTTAAAGGTCACACACGTCGTGACTATTGGTTAGCTATTATTCGTGAGGTTCTCTATGCCCATAGGTTTGTTTTGAAGTTCCGGATTAGTGGCCTCGAGCGAGAAGAAGTACTTCTGAAAGCTATATTTGGGATTATGCGAGTTCAAGCCCTTAAAGAAATGAGTTTCACACAGCCTCTTTGCTTCGATGCTCTTCTTATGTTCAATGTTTGTGATCAGCTTCCACTTGGTGATCTGATTCTTGAAGAACTTGTGAACACATTGGCTAGCGGTAAGATGGATAAAAAGAATGCAGGGGCACCTAGAAATGGGGTTTACTCAAGCTCTGCTTTATCTATTGCTTCTAATTTGGGCTTTTCTATTGGGAAAAGTTGGGGATTGGTTAATGGTAGTGGACCAGTGGTTGGTGAAATTACTGTTGGGGAGATGACGCCTTTGGAAAAAGCTGTTAAAGAAGCTAGATGTAGCTATGAGAATGTAGTGCTTGCTCAAGCTACAGTTGATGGAGTTAAAGTTGATGGGATCGACACCAACTTAGCTGTAATGAAG GAAGTACTTTCTCCCATGACAGAAATCTGGAATTGGCTTGTTTTCTTGTTCTCCTGGGAAGAACCTTCCAAATCGCTGGCCTTCTGTTTGGTCTTCACCTGTATTATCTGCAA AGGGTGGTTGAGCTATGCGTTGGCAGCATTGTTCATCTTTTTTGCAGTATTCATGTTGCTTACACGTTATTTTGGGCAAGGAATGCCTATTGATGAACTGAAGGTAACAGCTCCACCTCCAATGAATACGATGGAGCAGCTTCTGGCTGTGCAGAATAGTATTTCCCAAGCTGAGGAGCTAATACAGGATGGAAATATACTTCTTTTGAAATGTCGTGCCTTACTACTGTCCATTTTCCCACAG GCTACCGAGAGAGTTGCCATCGCATTTCTGGTTCTGGCCTTGCTTCTTGCTCTTTTACCTGTTCGATATATTTTCCTGTTGGTTTTCTTGGAGACATTTACGCGATATTCACCGCTCAGAAGACCGAGCACGGAAAGATGGATGAGGAGGTTAAGGGATTGGTGGTTTAGCATACCTGCCGCCCCTGTAATTTTGGAACGAGTCAACCAAGATAAGAAAAAAAGGTGA
- the LOC121750521 gene encoding transcription factor CYCLOIDEA-like: MLSSNSSSCCNHNPNYTPFSENDITSQNPNFLFGLIPNSPNIYFDDFQVHYLNFLDHTILSAPPAAPVPAAATPSKKDRHSKINTARGPRDRRMRLSLDIARRFFDLQDLLGFDKASKTVDWLLRSSSPAIRELAKGRAGSALSESCTSEEAVTSVGKGRRGRRGKGRVVQQQKRATVARESRRKARERARERTSQKRRLMRESDDVRAYNSDEARGTTQGEGFSPWNSFPLNETDNAAFFHQIDELQFNGKPWEDYSFNMSV, encoded by the exons ATGCTCTCCTCCAACAGCAGCAGTTGTTGCAATCACAACCCTAATTACACACCCTTCTCCGAAAATGACATCACCTCCCAAAACCCTAACTTCCTCTTCGGATTAATCCCCAATTCCCCCAATATCTACTTCGACGATTTCCAAGTCCACTATCTCAACTTCCTCGACCACACAATCCTAAGCGCACCGCCCGCGGCGCCCGTCCCGGCCGCGGCCACGCCTTCGAAGAAGGACAGGCACAGCAAGATCAACACTGCCCGCGGACCGAGGGACAGGCGGATGCGCCTCTCCCTAGACATCGCGAGGAGATTCTTCGACCTCCAGGACTTGCTGGGCTTCGACAAGGCCAGCAAGACCGTGGACTGGCTGCTCCGCAGCTCCAGCCCGGCCATCCGCGAGCTTGCGAAGGGCCGGGCTGGGTCGGCTCTGAGCGAGTCGTGCACGTCGGAGGAGGCCGTGACGTCGGTGGGGAAggggaggagggggaggagaggGAAGGGTAGGGTGGTGCAGCAGCAGAAGAGGGCGACTGTGGCGAGGGAGTCGAGGAGGAAGGCCAGAGAGAGGGCTAGAGAGAGGACCAGTCAAAAAAGGCGGCTGATGAGAGAGAGTGATGATGTCCGAGCGTACAACTCGGATGAAGCAAGAGGTACAACTCAAGGAGAGGGTTTCAGCCCTTGGAATTCATTTCCTTTAAATGAAACTGATAACGCTGCATTCTTTCATCag ATTGATGAGTTACAGTTCAATGGCAAGCCATGGGAAGACTACAGCTTTAATATGTCTGTATAA